In Colias croceus chromosome 19, ilColCroc2.1, the following are encoded in one genomic region:
- the LOC123700373 gene encoding cell cycle checkpoint protein RAD1 has protein sequence MDDGTSQYYFTASMDSSKTLSSLLKAIQFQESAVFCAMQEGLKLTVEEGKCVQASAYVPADNFTEYHVRDDVDVVFKISIAVLTECLNIFGSGEESSLKMYYRCDGSPLLLVLQPQSLNNVMTDCEIATQTADSVLELRDENAEEVAKLVLKAPAFLSLLADLERSCDIIELNLTPEHPNVSIVTYGMQDRSCIDMPKSSDMVQSFTCEHAVTLKYQLHHIRLMMKALAVSTKVVVRCSSNGLLLLQLKLEKEDQRQMFSEFYIVPLLDD, from the exons ATGGATGATGGTacttcacaatattatttcactgCATCGATGGATTCTAGCAAGACATTGAGCAGTTTGTTAAAGGCTATTCAATTTCAGGAG TCTGCAGTATTCTGTGCTATGCAAGAGGGTCTAAAGTTAACTGTGGAAGAAGGCAAGTGCGTCCAGGCCTCGGCATATGTACCAGCTGATAACTTCACTGAATATCATGTGCGGGATGATGTGGATGTTGTATTTAAG ATCAGTATAGCAGTGTTGACTGAATGTTTGAACATATTTGGTTCTGGAGAAGAATCTagtttaaaaatgtactaCAGATGTGATGGATCTCCATTGCTGCTAGT TTTACAACCCCAATCGCTCAATAACGTAATGACTGACTGTGAAATAGCAACTCAAACTGCAGATTCTGTATTAGAATTGAGAGATGAAAATGCTGAAGAAGTGGCCAAATTAGTTCTAAAGGCACCAGCTTTTCTGAGCCTTCTGGCGGACTTGGAAAGATCCTGTGATATCATTGAATTAAACCTGACACCTGAACATCCAAATGTTAGCATTGTTACTTATGGTATGCAG GACCGTTCCTGCATTGACATGCCTAAGTCATCGGACATGGTGCAAAGCTTCACGTGCGAACATGCTGTTACGTTGAAATATCAGCTGCATCACATACGACTTATGATGAAAGCCCTTGCTGTTTCTACTAAg GTTGTAGTGCGGTGTAGTTCAAATGGCCTGCTTCTATTGCAACTAAAGTTGGAAAAAGAGGACCAAAGACAAATGTTCTCT
- the LOC123700125 gene encoding Golgi SNAP receptor complex member 1, translating into MNNMSSSSWEELRKQARLLENDIDVKLVAFSKLGVSTGSSSLNSESAPLINSDDMFDTMTMELQQLLNKLSAINDKMADIAPSGAATMHTLKRHREILLDYQQEFSKTSARVNARREREELLRGGSPTPTTSAGLSRRDQYAKEANHLHSSHILVDEQLNIAMEAREHLTSQRQTFKRMQTRFNDITNRFPMLNSLMFRINARKRRDSLIIGGVVGVCTFLMLLYAFH; encoded by the exons ATGAATAATATGTCAAGCTCTTCTTGGGAAG AGTTAAGAAAACAGGCTCGACTGCTAGAAAATGATATTGACGTGAAGTTAGTTGCCTTTAGCAAGTTAGGGGTAAGCACAGGATCCTCGAGCCTAAATTCGGAAAGTGCACCCTTAATAAACAGCGATGATATGTTTGACACTATGACTATGGAGCTCCAACAACTTCTGAATAAG TTATCAGCAATTAATGACAAAATGGCAGACATAGCACCCAGTGGAGCAGCAACAATGCACACATTGAAGAGGCATAGAgaaattttattg GACTATCAACAAGAGTTTTCCAAAACGTCAGCGCGCGTGAACGCCCGTCGCGAGAGAGAGGAGTTACTCAGAGGTGGAAGCCCCACTCCCACCACTTCTGCTGGGCTCAGTCGACGGGATCAGTATGCTAAGGAAGCTAATCATTTGCACAG ttCACACATATTAGTTGATGAGCAGTTAAATATAGCGATGGAGGCGCGGGAGCATCTGACGTCACAGCGGCAAACATTCAAACGGATGCAGACACGTTTTAACGACATTACGAATAG GTTCCCAATGCTGAACAGTTTAATGTTCAGGATAAATGCAAGGAAGCGGAGAGATTCTCTCATCATTGGTGGAGTGGTCGGTGTGTGCACCTTCCTCATGCTGTTATATGCATTCCATTAA
- the LOC123700524 gene encoding zinc finger protein 260-like isoform X2 has protein sequence MTDNTQMSKLEDLCRLCLEGPGCVDIFKTYLLPQNIQSCTGVEVEQTDKLPKTVCKTCFDIVNRAHRLRLTAAANDKHLKALLNTINYLENISPQQKENSAETTSTEGNVCLKKVKKDDETKDYNNVRLEQQSNEPPSKIIRVRSDLFENKNIGGVEQITDAKSNNQYLNSHRKKHLHHYEEEFNKFRRDSNLQYKEMRRNSTLPPKTVQESKSPKVSKESEEDDPLECKTCGKTFLTRKKLYLHDRLHNKTHECTIKDCGKKFATKGDLQKHIRTHTGEKPYMCCICKKQFAQGGTLKTHLETVHKVCKVEISAPFGEGSVEASIFQVIG, from the exons ATGACAGACAATACCCAAATGAGCAAGTTAGAAGATTTATGCAGACTTTGCCTGGAAGGACCAGGATGTGTTGATATTTTCAAGACTTATCTCTTACCGCAAAATATTCAGTCGTGTACAGGGGTCGAG GTTGAACAAACAGATAAACTACCGAAAACAGTGTGCAAAACTTGCTTTGATATTGTTAATAGAGCTCATCGTCTTCGGTTAACAGCAGCAGCTAATGACAAACATTTAAAAGCTCTACTCAACACTATAAATTATCTTGAAAATATATCGCCACAACAAAAagag aattctGCTGAAACCACTAGTACTGAAGGAAATGTATGCTTGAAGAAAGTTAAAAAAGATGATGAAACTAAGGATTATAACAATGTCCGTTTAGAGCAGCAATCAAATGAACCACCATCCAAAATAATCAGAGTTAGATcagatttatttgaaaataag AATATTGGTGGTGTGGAACAAATAACAGATGCAAAATCAAACAATCAATATCTCAATTCACATAGAAAAAAACATCTCCATCACTACGAAGAAGAATTCAACAAATTCAGAAGAGATAGCAACCTACAATACAAGGAAATGAGAAGAAATAGCACGCTACCACCAAAAACAGTACAA GAATCCAAATCTCCAAAAGTATCGAAAGAATCTGAGGAAGACGACCCACTTGAGTGcaaa ACATGTGGTAAAACGTTCCTAACACGAAAAAAGCTGTACCTACACGATCGTctacataataaaacacaCGAATGCACTATAAAGGACTGTGGAAAGAAGTTTGCAACAAAAGGAGACCTACAAAAACACATCAGAACACACACAGGTGAAAAACCATACATGTGCTGTATATGCAAGAAGCAGTTTGCTCAAGGTGGCACTTTGAAAACTCATTTGGAAACTGTTCATAAAGTGTGTAAGGTAGAAATATCAGCACCATTTGGTGAAGGTAGTGTTGAAGCATCAATCTTTCAAGTGATAggttga
- the LOC123700524 gene encoding zinc finger protein 613-like isoform X1 yields MTDNTQMSKLEDLCRLCLEGPGCVDIFKTYLLPQNIQSCTGVEVEQTDKLPKTVCKTCFDIVNRAHRLRLTAAANDKHLKALLNTINYLENISPQQKENSAETTSTEGNVCLKKVKKDDETKDYNNVRLEQQSNEPPSKIIRVRSDLFENKNLYIQNIGGVEQITDAKSNNQYLNSHRKKHLHHYEEEFNKFRRDSNLQYKEMRRNSTLPPKTVQESKSPKVSKESEEDDPLECKTCGKTFLTRKKLYLHDRLHNKTHECTIKDCGKKFATKGDLQKHIRTHTGEKPYMCCICKKQFAQGGTLKTHLETVHKVCKVEISAPFGEGSVEASIFQVIG; encoded by the exons ATGACAGACAATACCCAAATGAGCAAGTTAGAAGATTTATGCAGACTTTGCCTGGAAGGACCAGGATGTGTTGATATTTTCAAGACTTATCTCTTACCGCAAAATATTCAGTCGTGTACAGGGGTCGAG GTTGAACAAACAGATAAACTACCGAAAACAGTGTGCAAAACTTGCTTTGATATTGTTAATAGAGCTCATCGTCTTCGGTTAACAGCAGCAGCTAATGACAAACATTTAAAAGCTCTACTCAACACTATAAATTATCTTGAAAATATATCGCCACAACAAAAagag aattctGCTGAAACCACTAGTACTGAAGGAAATGTATGCTTGAAGAAAGTTAAAAAAGATGATGAAACTAAGGATTATAACAATGTCCGTTTAGAGCAGCAATCAAATGAACCACCATCCAAAATAATCAGAGTTAGATcagatttatttgaaaataag AACTTATATATTCAGAATATTGGTGGTGTGGAACAAATAACAGATGCAAAATCAAACAATCAATATCTCAATTCACATAGAAAAAAACATCTCCATCACTACGAAGAAGAATTCAACAAATTCAGAAGAGATAGCAACCTACAATACAAGGAAATGAGAAGAAATAGCACGCTACCACCAAAAACAGTACAA GAATCCAAATCTCCAAAAGTATCGAAAGAATCTGAGGAAGACGACCCACTTGAGTGcaaa ACATGTGGTAAAACGTTCCTAACACGAAAAAAGCTGTACCTACACGATCGTctacataataaaacacaCGAATGCACTATAAAGGACTGTGGAAAGAAGTTTGCAACAAAAGGAGACCTACAAAAACACATCAGAACACACACAGGTGAAAAACCATACATGTGCTGTATATGCAAGAAGCAGTTTGCTCAAGGTGGCACTTTGAAAACTCATTTGGAAACTGTTCATAAAGTGTGTAAGGTAGAAATATCAGCACCATTTGGTGAAGGTAGTGTTGAAGCATCAATCTTTCAAGTGATAggttga
- the LOC123700412 gene encoding armadillo repeat-containing protein 2 gives MERGTRRGQGAPFYVPPRRKTSAEIISEARAAISGEMSPSGSSLGALRPLRTRRPFTPREPQRTLFNERTKKNRPPSSFDLKYMTLAESTEELVSSGACIAGLDDDDLTLINDTHNDIMKKKSLNRNKIAPLDKTNTEWSGFPKLPHLSGKSKPLHRRNTTSNSESINSFESDLSQAISTKPIGSSSGDATYYNTQSFLPNKLLSPEKRRQFAMGKSASCDISMGELGDVGIKQIAVQLPKTRYDNYDKMTVLELSEALSQKSRDMERTLELLKALQKKIEVSTPTNNLLEVVLRSLYTHIDEDDEVLVAIARAMLTVRVTGPHLAAACKLVFKIARNDKNDHFFKNSNLLELVVEGCGRAEPLTESECCVYAAGALRFLALEPALCALAHRAGALHLASLHLKILNTAKAERPRHVSEQAIHALYQVTGALRNLANATEYACSFVSSGALAELLAALRLHTDRDVLTNVARCLSVLSALDACCEWLCAHPRSANALLSALAACASRAPLAVRLAYTLGNMAAADETARIRIYNEDNSIDVLLTILESYTKRNMNDARDLNSDPDLHLVGSDLGGSDGSNEDMLIKTVRIVANLCLAENVGKSIAESHAERTIRALLACLDVAQKSLNNESSEEPESETQSQCERQDELAMAALATLNNVTFYLEPPPSPRRIDDTLDLLCKATCVWARGSGPAACEALRALGNLSRSARAAQVLVLEGALDVLPAFHTHEDGSVRCAAAGLLVNVCGAGCGAEAGALSAVQALTVAAQAADAPTAALLARALWNAHAHKPLDADTVQRASDALAVFIDDDSLFSVCEAACVGERSDVSLSKQHVQFAINQENGLQSIQESIQSKPKSMEHDLHDPSSDEDADRTGSGEDLGFEDGELEDCDCEPCRRLAAWEELVGVAIPLLERLRPPRADASVGTD, from the exons ATGGAGCGCGGTACAAGGCGGGGGCAAGGGGCACCGTTCTACGTGCCCCCTCGACGGAAGACATCCGCTGAGATCATAAGCGAAGCCCGAGCTGCTATCAGTGGAG AGATGAGTCCAAGTGGATCAAGCCTGGGCGCGCTTCGCCCGCTTCGCACACGCCGTCCGTTCACACCGCGCGAACCGCAGCGGACACTGTTCAACGAACGCACGAAGAAGAACAGACCGCCTAGTTCTTTTGA TCTCAAATACATGACATTAGCTGAAAGCACGGAAGAGCTGGTGTCTTCAGGGGCATGCATCGCGGGGCTCGACGACGATGATCTCACACTGATAAACGATACACATAatgatattatgaagaaaaaatCTTTG aATCGCAACAAAATAGCACCACTGGATAAAACAAACACAGAATGGAGCGGTTTCCCAAAGTTACCACATCTCAGTGGTAAGAGTAAACCCTTGCATCGGAGGAATACGACTTCTAACAGTGAAAGTA TAAACTCTTTTGAGAGTGATCTTTCACAAGCAATTTCAACGAAACCAATTGGATCTTCATCCGGAGACGCTACATACTACAACACACAGAGTTTTCTACCAAACAAAT TGCTAAGTCCAGAAAAAAGAAGACAGTTCGCGATGGGCAAGTCTGCGTCATGTGACATCAGTATGGGGGAACTGGGCGACGTTGGAATCAAACAGATTGCCGTACAACTACCGAAAACTAGATATGATAATTATGATAA AATGACGGTTCTAGAACTTTCCGAAGCGTTGTCACAAAAGAGCCGCGATATGGAACGTACACTGGAACTACTAAAAGCGTTACAGAAGAAGATTGAGGTTTCGACACCAACGAATAATTTGCTAGAAGTGGTGTTGAGATCTCTGTACACTCATATAGATGAGGACGATGAAGTACTGGTGGCTATTGCGAGAGCTATGCTTACG GTGCGCGTAACAGGACCTCACCTTGCAGCTGCCTGCAAATTGGTGTTCAAAATTGCCAGGAATGATAAAAATGACCATTTCTTTAAGAATAGCAATCTTTTAG AACTGGTGGTGGAGGGCTGCGGCCGCGCCGAGCCGCTCACGGAGAGCGAGTGCTGCGTGTACGCGGCGGGCGCGCTGCGGTTCCTCGCGCTGGAGCCGGCGCTCTGCGCGCTCGCGCACCGCGCCGGCGCGCTTCACCTGGCCTCGCTGCACCTCAAGATACTCAACACCGCC AAAGCAGAACGTCCGCGCCACGTGTCGGAACAAGCAATACACGCGCTATACCAAGTAACAGGCGCGCTTCGAAACCTTGCGAATGCAACAGAGTATGCCTGCTCGTTCGTATCGAGCGGCGCGCTCGCTGAGCTGCTCGCGGCGCTGCGCCTGCACACTGATAGGGACGTACTCACTAATGTTGCGAGGTGTCTTAG CGTGCTATCAGCGCTCGACGCGTGTTGCGAGTGGCTGTGCGCACACCCGCGCAGTGCTAACGCATTACTCTCAGCGCTCGCGGCGTGTGCGTCCCGCGCGCCGCTCGCTGTGCGACTGGCGTATACGCTCGGTAATATGGCCGCCGCGGACGAGACGGCTAGAATACGG ATATACAATGAAGACAACAGCATAGATGTGTTATTAACAATTTTGGAATCATACACAAAACGTAACATGAACGACGCACGGGATCTTAATTCAGATCCAGACCTGCATTTAGTAG gTTCTGACCTAGGCGGGTCAGATGGATCTAACGAAGATATGCTAATCaag ACAGTAAGAATCGTAGCGAACTTATGTCTTGCTGAGAATGTTGGGAAAAGTATAGCGGAGTCACACGCGGAAAGGACAATTCGGGCTCTTTTGGCTTGTTTAGATGTAGCTCAAAAATCTTTGAACAATgag TCATCAGAAGAACCAGAAAGTGAGACCCAATCCCAGTGCGAAAGACAAGACGAGTTAGCAATGGCAGCGCTGGCCACACTCAACAATGTGACGTTCTACTTGGAGCCACCACCGTCGCCGAGACGTATAGATGACACGTTGGATTTATTGTGTAAAG CCACATGCGTATGGGCCCGTGGTTCAGGGCCGGCGGCGTGCGAGGCGCTGCGTGCGCTTGGCAACCTGTCGCGGTCGGCGCGCGCTGCGCAGGTGCTCGTGCTGGAGGGCGCGCTTGATGTGCTTCCAGCCTTCCACACGCATG AGGATGGAAGCGTGCGTTGCGCAGCGGCCGGTCTGCTCGTAAACGTATGCGGAGCTGGCTGTGGGGCTGAAGCAGGTGCTCTATCCGCAGTCCAAGCGCTAACAGTTGCTGCGCAAGCTGCTGACGCACCAACAGCCGCGTTACTCGCACGTGCGCTGTGGAACGCGCATGCGCACAAACCGCTCGACGCGGATACCGTACAGCGCGCTAGTGATGCGCTCGCTGTGTTTATTG ACGACGACTCGTTATTCAGTGTTTGTGAAGCGGCCTGCGTGGGCGAGCGGAGTGACGTATCTCTATCTAAACAACAT GTACAGTTTGCCATAAATCAAGAAAATGGTCTACAGTCTATTCAAGAGTCAATACAATCGAAACCAAAGAGTATGGAACACGATCTACATGATCCTAGTTCAGATGAAGATGCTGACAGGACTGG CTCCGGCGAAGACCTAGGTTTTGAAGATGGCGAGCTAGAAGATTGTGACTGCGAACCATGTAGACGACTAGCAGCTTGGGAAGAATTAGTAGGAGTTGCCATTCCCTTGTTGGAAAGACTGCGTCCGCCAAGAGCTGACGCGTCTGTGGGAACAGACTAG